A genomic segment from Paenibacillus sp. encodes:
- a CDS encoding ThuA domain-containing protein, giving the protein MSLRLEAWMIGDDTDAPYHPLEPALKAMQEILQEEFDVTGTEDYDAFARLEPSRLPLCISYTDCWLRSGPTPEQTAGLLRYVAGGGGLLVVHTGISIQASYELAQMVGGKFTTHPPYQPLKYVPAGDGHPLMDGVAPFEMDEEPYMFELDSFSPRNVFLEYEFEGARIPAGWEQRYGLGRVVYLQPGHNASSFQVEPYRRLIRNSARWAASVEGGKE; this is encoded by the coding sequence ATGAGTTTGCGCCTTGAGGCATGGATGATCGGGGACGATACGGACGCGCCGTACCACCCGCTAGAACCGGCATTGAAAGCGATGCAGGAGATTTTGCAAGAGGAGTTCGACGTAACGGGCACGGAGGATTACGACGCGTTCGCGCGGCTCGAGCCGTCGCGGCTGCCGCTGTGCATCAGCTATACGGATTGCTGGCTGCGGAGCGGCCCGACGCCGGAACAAACCGCCGGATTGCTTCGTTACGTGGCGGGCGGCGGGGGACTGCTCGTCGTCCATACCGGTATATCCATCCAAGCGAGCTACGAGCTGGCGCAAATGGTTGGCGGCAAGTTCACGACTCATCCGCCGTATCAACCGCTGAAGTATGTTCCGGCCGGGGACGGACATCCGTTGATGGACGGAGTCGCACCGTTCGAGATGGACGAGGAGCCGTATATGTTCGAGCTCGATTCGTTCTCGCCGAGGAACGTATTCTTGGAATACGAGTTCGAAGGCGCGCGCATTCCTGCGGGATGGGAGCAGCGGTACGGACTCGGCCGAGTCGTGTATCTGCAGCCGGGACACAATGCGTCGTCGTTCCAAGTAGAACCGTATCGAAGGCTGATTCGCAACAGCGCGCGCTGGGCGGCCAGCGTCGAGGGCGGGAAGGAATGA
- a CDS encoding putative holin-like toxin, with product MELKDAITIMILFGTFVIALLTYIGNHYKRK from the coding sequence ATGGAGTTGAAAGATGCGATTACGATCATGATCCTATTCGGAACGTTCGTCATAGCACTTTTAACGTACATCGGAAATCACTACAAGAGAAAGTAA
- a CDS encoding HAD family phosphatase, translated as MKVRAEGIIFDLDNTLLRSNIDFARMKTETHAYLAARGVLPSGMNLEAHTTATVIEAAMNTNRMTEQWIREMWDIPRRLELLGMENAELEPGVPEALARLRGNRRLVVVTNNSVEAAVRALRDNGIYEAFDCVVGREMMRTLKPAPDGFLYVLERFRDIAAGKWISVGDSWADGKASAAAGIPFVAYRADEPSMRRMGVAPIGHIADIRELTAE; from the coding sequence ATGAAAGTTCGAGCGGAAGGCATCATCTTCGACTTGGATAACACGCTGCTGCGGTCAAACATCGATTTCGCGCGCATGAAGACGGAGACGCATGCGTATCTCGCTGCCCGCGGCGTGCTGCCGAGCGGCATGAATTTGGAGGCGCACACGACGGCGACCGTCATCGAAGCGGCGATGAATACGAACCGCATGACCGAGCAGTGGATTCGGGAAATGTGGGACATTCCGAGACGGCTCGAGCTGCTCGGCATGGAGAACGCGGAGCTGGAGCCCGGCGTCCCGGAGGCGCTCGCCCGGCTGCGCGGGAATCGCCGGTTGGTCGTCGTCACGAACAACTCCGTCGAAGCCGCGGTGAGGGCGCTGCGCGACAACGGAATATACGAAGCGTTCGACTGCGTCGTCGGCCGGGAGATGATGCGTACGCTGAAGCCGGCCCCCGACGGATTTCTGTACGTGCTGGAACGGTTTCGGGACATAGCGGCGGGGAAATGGATTTCGGTCGGGGATTCGTGGGCGGACGGCAAAGCTTCGGCGGCCGCCGGCATCCCGTTCGTCGCTTACCGGGCGGACGAGCCGAGCATGCGCCGGATGGGCGTCGCTCCGATCGGGCACATCGCGGACATTAGGGAATTGACCGCGGAATGA